The following is a genomic window from Gallus gallus isolate bGalGal1 chromosome 14, bGalGal1.mat.broiler.GRCg7b, whole genome shotgun sequence.
GAGTAAGAGAAGCTGATATTAGTAGCAAAGAGTCCATCAAATACCTCAAATATTTCCTCTCTGGATACTTCAATTCGGCAGTGACCTGCCTGTGGTTGTTGAAGGGAGAGCTCATGTCTAAGAACTTTCAGCTTTTGCACCAAGTCTCTCTCATATCTCTGTGCAGGCAACTCTTCACCCTCCTCCACAGACCCCTCATTTggagctggcagaggctgctggctgggctctTTTAGCTGGCATTGGTgactttgaaagaaaagtaaaatatttgttctaGAAGCATTACAATAAGGAAGAtgcaaaaacaataaaactttCTGGTACTTCTTTCATACAACTTGAAGAGTATAACAAGAAAAGAGATCTCTAATGAAACAATAGCTTTATAAATGGAACCATCTAATATCTGCAATGAAGTTTTTTTCCCAGCTCCACCTAAAGTAAGGATGACACAGTAGAAAACTACCTCTACAATTACTGGAAGAGAAATATGTACTTGTCCCACATAGATGAATCTTCAAACATTCATCCTCATTGCTCATGCCTTTATTTGGGCTGAggatccattttattttttagataaGAGATTCTGCAGTAGGCTCCAAGCACAGACAAATCGGATCCAAGGTAAATTCTGAACTCAGGCACGACGCACACAATCAGGCTTATTCCAGGGTCAGTTCTGTAACAgtgcagctgcttctgcatgATGCAGAGCTTCAGTTTATTAAATCCTACTAAACCTGAGCTGGCTGCGCACAGCACCAGGCGACCAGACTCCAGCTGGCTTTATATTCCTGTTGTCTGGAGCTCAAGGGAGCACAAAGCCAGCTCAGGTCTACCAAGAGCTAGCACAGAACTAGAACTGCTAAGCCAGAGAGACATGAGCGGAGTGCTGTGGAACTGCCTGGCAGATCTTCCTCCCCACACCCCAGCATTTCTAGATCTGCATATTTTCTCCAGCACAACTTGGTGCAGTTTTGTCAAACCAacttaaaaaaatcagcattgcACAGAAATATGCAAGTCCTCCCCGGGGACTGCAAAGcataataaaaacagttttgtagAGTCTTTGCATGAAGGCTAGACAAAACTAGGGCTGACAACTAATATTCAGGCCCTGATTAGACCCACACAGAAATCCACCTCCTTGCATCTGTTGCCTAATATCATtacacagtgattttttttcagcccCTCATGACTCCCAGGCTGTAGTTAAAattgtacaaaaataaatggtttaAGAATCCAAACTTGACATGAATTATTTATCATGCAAGCTTCTTACTTCATGATGTGATGTAGTCGTGGATCTGTGAACTGCGTGGTTCTGTTGTTATGATCTACAAAATATATTCTTCCTGAAACTGTACTTCTAACTTCCCAACCTGGAGGCAGAGGTCCCAGTTCATCACAATTCACACTGTTAAGGTCTCTAAGGAGAAAAGTAAACAAAGTTAAAGCACTCCCGAAGTGAAGGTGGAACCAATTACATTcaagggatggggagggggagtgAATTTGGCTCTCAGAGATTCCAGGCTATGAAAGTCTCAGGAAAGAAGCACACGATAACTACTTTAATGTTGCCTTTTTAGAATCCTCCATCTAAGCAGTGCAACTTTGTAATCTGTCCTTGAAAGTAACAAAGCCACGCAGCTTAAAAGTAACTTCAACATGCAACATCATCATTTAGGCCGAGCTGCCAAAGGAGAGAGATCTTCTTTGTAGCAaaaaatttcacagaaaaaaaaaaaaaaaaagaaaaatcctattAAGACTAATGCGAGCCATGTGCAGAAAACCTAAAAATGAAAGGCTTCTAAACCAACCAGTGCCTCCAAATAACCAGGAGGTTAAGAAGCTAAGGCAGCCAAACACTAAGAtggcttaaaaagaaaaattcaccTCTTTAATTAGCAAGGTTAGAAACTTAAGTATGAGAAATTGCTCACAGCAAGGCTTCACGAACACGTTCATCCCTTTCATTCTTGATAGCGTTAAGGTGCCATTCTTTGTAGGTGCTGCTAAAGGCAATCACTCACCTTCAGGTAGCAGGATAGCATTTAAATTCAACACACAGGATGTATTCACAACTCGAGaattcaaaatgctttaaagCTACCCCACAGAGTAAAATACCAACAATGGCAAGAAAAAGGAGGGGAACCTGGAGACTATTGTTTCGACAGAAATGCTGTTAAGTGAGGTATTCTCCAGACAGTTGAGGTGGGTTTACCTATTATGGAGGGTTGAAGACATCACTTTACAGATTTCCTTACCTAAATCTAGCAACCCAACATCAGTATAAGGGTATGAGAGGCTTTAGAAAAGGTAGAACATTTTGTACATCAAAGGCTTCATTACTGTCAAGGGATGGCATAAGACAGCCTGGGGTACACAGGAAGACACACAAGCCTTTGCTAGGCTCCTTGAAAGAAGATTATAGTTGTGACCATTTGTTTCAATCAGCTGTGCTTCTGAAAGTGCTTTAGAGATCTGATTACATCAAGTTCTAACCTACATCTGTGCTAAATGCCAAGGTTACATTTTTGCACTGTAACTCGGTGGTAAAGAAAAGCCATCTCAACCTAAAGTAAGACAAGTGACCCCTGAGAGACACTCAGGAGACACTGCTGTGTCCACTTACATGGCTGGTCCCAGAAACCTGGCTAAAATCTGTAGCAAAAAGAAGCAGTAGCTTTCATTACGTAAACCAGGATCACTTGAAGAAGAAACAAGGCTTTGGGCATCCAAGCCTGACGTGAGTGACATGAAGAATGAGCATTGTCATTTCTTCTTCCAACAACACCAGCTAATCTAACATCAGCTATTTTATCTCTCTCTAAACCTCATTTTTTCATATCCTCCCATATACTGTGGTTATATCAACACTTTTGCTTACACTTCTGTATATAATTTTTCTAATATCCTGTACCACACTGGTCTATTATACAATAGCAGCTGAAGAGTTACAAACGCTGTGCTTTACTACAGAATTGGGTCTGCAGGCAGCCCAGTGAAACAGCCCAGATTCAGAGCTCCTCAAGGAAGACAGACAGACCTTAGTCACAAAGACCTGGATTAACTGCAGGTTAAGTTTTAAAGAGGCTTTACTAAATTAATCATGTGGAGGATTCGAATTTCCTAGCTGCAAATCATTGGTCTGAAGCATAAAAACCCCAATACTACTTCAAGTTTAAAGATAATAAGTAATCTCTGCTTCAGTTGTACAAGAATGGGCACTATTATAGCAGAAATTACGAATTCAATACTCAGGAAGCAGGtacctttttatttaatttgtagtccaaactgtttttaaacaaaaaatatttgattcaGAAATCCAACTTTACAAAAACAATAATGAAGTCACATTGACATTTTTGGGAGGGTTTGTCAAATGGTAATTCCTGAAGGACTACACACTTTTCTTCACTTGTTTTACATGATTCACCGGTAGATAATTCTGTCTTTCAAAAAGTCATCTTTAATGTATGGAAAAAAGCTAACAGGAGAGATCCAAAATCACCCCTCTGCTCATATCACTCCCTTTTAATTTAGATACTCCACtttgtaatttttattcttaaagaTTTCACAGATGTTTGCTCTAGAAGACTCAGCTTACATCTGTACACGCACAGAATCCCACCCATGGCCCTGAGTTTGTAACTATAAATACATACCTTGGTATCCTAGGGTCATGCCATGTGCTAACTCCAGTCTGCGTGTGCAAAAAATAAACCTGTCCCTGTACTGTTGTTCTTTGTTCTGTGAAAATAGATGGAAGATTACTGAAAGGCacaaatctaaaaaaaaaccaacctgaaTAAACAGTTTGTTTGAGGCCATTAGTGTACATTGTCTTTCTGTCAGAGCTAGGAGAAAGTACTTGAGCCATCCCACCTGATCTCTTGCCGCACAGACTACTTTGCCCTTAAACACAGTCCTCACAAGTTTACTTGACTACACAGTTCAGCAATCCTTTTCAAACTCAAAAATCCAGCATGTTtcagtttgtatttttatttttagatcttGAGACATCTCAAACCCCTAAACTAGATTTCTTTCCTCCTAGATTTGGCgtgctcttttccaagcttTAAATTCTCCTTAATCTTATCCTTCCTAATCTTCTGTACTACtggcttctttgcttttatattttcctgATCTTTTCTCAAATGTGGGCTCAAACCTACATGATATGCcaggggggaaggaaaaaatagcattacTGCTCTAGTTTAAAGAGCTCTTTACATTCATTCTCCCTAGATACGATGCCAAGATTAGCAGTGAATTTTCTGTAACAGCATTATACCACAAACTCATGTTTAATTTACCATCAACCCCTCAGTGTATCCTGGAGTAGACAACTGCTAGTTAGACAACCTCAAActtgcagctgcactgcttAGTTCCTTTTCCAAAATGCAGACCATCAGATGCTCATGGATACTGGATGCCCTGACAGGTAAACCACATCGATATGGTAAAATGGGAGAATTTTCCTCTGAAGTCTTTTGAAAACTTAAATTTAATGGTTCTGGAAAATTCTTACCATAGCCTTCAGGTAGGTCAGGAGACTGGTGACCGTGCGGTCTGTTCTGAGGTGTCTGTACATGACCTCTGACTTCAGGAGTCCGAAGTCTCTGTGCCTGAAGTCTCTGATCTTGACTGGGGGACTCTACAAAGCGACAATTGCCTCCACCTGCAGCCCCTGTAGTGTCTGTGTAGGGTGCTGGTTCTTCCATAAAACAGCTCAGTGGCCTCCCTGGTCCAGAATCTTCATAAACCGTTCTGAAAATGGGGAAACTTCAAGATTTTCCATCACAGAAGtgaatgcagaaataactgtttttctctttctctctctctctccattaCTTCAAGTAACTTCCAACCCAAGATACTCCACTTTCTTACACCAAATTTCTTAGCTAAACAGAAGTGCCAGAAGCACTGGTAACAAGAAATAGCAAGTCCTAGTCAGTTTAGCTGATTTTCTTCGAGCAAGCATTCAGCTACAGCTTTACTATCTGTTATGTATTCCCAGAGAAGATAATAGTCATTATATGCTTTCCACATATAAACTTGTTTTCTAAGaaagtgcaaagaaaggaaTCCTTACCCttcattctccaaaagccctCTACAGTCTACTACAGAACCTCCGGTGCCTATTCTGTCCCGTGTCTGTAAactgactgaaataaaaaccaaacacGAGTTAATAAGCGTTCCctaagcaacaacaaaaaccagacAACCCACATTTACACAGGGCAAAACACTGAGGAACACTAAAATCATACTGCACATATGAGAGCACATCACTCACCCCAGCATCTTCCATAACCCTAACACATCACTGATTTGTTAAAAAGGGTGAAAAGACATCAAAGGCATCACATCATCAAAACTGAAGCTTTGGCTATTTCTGTGAATATCAAATGTTAGGCCCCACATCTGCATTTCATGAAGATTCGGGAAGGTTAGCTGGGAGGAAATTGCTCACCACTAGATGTCATCATTACGGTGAGAATTTAGATTTTGCTAAACATATTGATGTACATCTATTGAAAAGTCTGGGctcagggcagggcagggggaggcAGAGCAATGTGGTGACATGGGTTAAGTTAGGCGCAAAACTAGCATtgacagaagtggaaaaaaaagttgaaatagtCAAAATCAAGGATGGTATTAAAACAGCAATTTGCACAATTTCTTTTACCTTCTTTAGGTCCCTCTTATCCAGGTAACATTTTGTTTGCCTGTCATCTAGGTCCAAAAGCAATTAGTTTTACAGTAACATTCACCCTTCCAGAGCTGCAATGGGAACCTTGCCAAATGCACTCCctctttttaatattgtttgCCATTATTAAATCAGAGCAAATCAACTCATTGGTAGGAGTAGAACAAAACAATTTGTGTTATGTAACCGAATCCCATTAAGACCTgaagaaacaacacagaaaaggcGCTGAAGCAATAACTATGGGTTTCTTTTTCAATACATCATTTGTCCTCACGGTGTATTTATCTAAGCAGATAAGTGTTTAACTAAGAGTATTCTTACCCACTATTTGGCCTCGTACAGCATCAGTATCCGTGGGATTTAGTTTGCATAGATCCAAACGCTGGTCTGCAAACAAGAATTGGGAACATCAACAAAACACCAAAGGGCTGGGAGAGAACACTACTCACTACTCAGATACAAGGCACTGAAGGCTCTTGACTGTGCCAGGTAGGAGCTGCTCTTACATCCAGTATCTTTTAGCCTGCTGATGGCATTGGAGAGGAGTCGGACACACCCCAGGAAGCCAGCTCCCTGTTTCTTGTGGATTTTCTTATGGTTCCATACACTGATGGTTATGGAATCTGTCTTCCCAACATacctaaaaaaaatacacatcagAAGAGTAATTTTAGAAAAAACCACCACTTTACTCCACAACATTTCTGTGGTACAAATTCTGATACATTAGAGTACATTGGTCACGTTCCTTTATTATAAATACAGAAGTGCTTAAGCCTGGAATGGTGTTATTAATGAATTACGGCACTATGATTTTACATAGCACACTAAATTGATATTTCTGCAGCACAAATTAACCACAGACAGCCTCATTAAAACCTAAGCATCAAACTAATCGATGTAGAAAACTTTTCtaaaatttacatttctaaCATTTTAAAGACAATGTATCACTACAAGGACAATCTGTTGTAAAAGCTGAACTGCACTCCTCCTGTAGAGCTCACTCCAAGCAGCGGTGCTCTGTACCTAGCATACACATACTCCCAATTTCAAACACCTAGAAGCAACAGAAGCAAACCTTTATTAGCAGGTAGTTTTTTGTTATTGCAAAACATCAGTCCTCCTCAGCAAATATGATTCTCCTTGGTAACACATGATGAAGCACCAGTGGCAActcttctatttcatttatcAGATACGTttctcaaatatatatatacacatacacaagtTTACTTATGACCTATTGAACAACTCACAGATCATAATGCTGGTTCCATTTGGGGTCCAACGTGTTCTTCACAGTGTCAGTTGAGTGGCACTGACCTGACCCATCAACAACTATTTTTGCAAATGGATCAGGAAGTCCTGTGGAAGAGAAAAGGGGCTGTTACACTtaatacttttttgttttgtttcttcccagACAATGATATCATGAAGTCCTGTATGTTTTCTCCCCTCAAGAAAGGAAAGGTGTCATTATCCCCAAACTGAAAATAGAGAAAGCAGTTCCTAATTAAAGAACAAGGTACTTCTGCCCTACGCATTTGGATCTGCCAtaaatagtaaaataatttaGGAAACAGGTTAAACATGCTTAATTTGACAGTGCTTAAATGCTGTAAGCATACTGGTAAGTAGGCATTTTTATTCAATCCTTAAATAACATTGAGAGTGCAGCTCTGGGATACTTTACTCGCACCCCTGGCATGTTTTGCAAGTACTCCCACAAGAGATGGATGCTATTGGTAACCCACAGAAAGAACTGTAAGTAGAAACCTGCTCGCACTCTCATCGGCCAGAATTTCAACAAGAATTTGAGATCCTTGGTCTTTCCAACACTGGAGCCTGCATCGCCCAAATACAGTTGAGGGCAACGTGCGTTTGTGAAGTAATGCAATGCTTTACTGCAATGCAAGCATGCTACCATAGAACAAATCACATACAAACATGAGCCAGGACAGTAAAGCACAATCTACAGATAAACCTGATTAATTAAGAGCAGAAAGTTATACAATTAAGGCATACTTACTGAAGAAATCTTTCTTTGCAAGATTCTTGGCACACaatactgcaaaacaaaatatcagATTAAGAAATCTTAAGAACAAATAAAGCCTTACAGCAATCATACACCTTACAATACTACCTGATCTTAATTCTTAAAAGAAACCCAAATATTAAATATGagcattgttttctttatctgtgATTGGAACATGCACTTTGCTGGTTTGTTCTGTTGTTGCAAAGTACAGATTTACTGAACATCTGTGCCAAAGCCTCCTTGTTTTCCATGCTACACGCTTACGTGCTTTAACAGGATTTTGCTGCAGTTGTTTCACCCATTTTACAATGAGTACTAAGGACGTTTTGGACCAAGAATGGTTCAGGGCTCCTGGAGGTGACTTCTGCACCAGGTCCTGTCAGACACAGCGCAGCCTCCTGCTCTTTGGGGCATTGGTACAGTCAGATCTTGGAGGAGTTGATCTAACAACCTCAACACCTCACCAATACAGAAAGGCTTTGTGATGAACTTCATACAACTTCATTcaggagaaaatagaaatactgaggaaaaaggaagcatcaagattttttcctttgcaaggGCCACAACTGGGACATCATTTCCCTCTCTCCAATTCCACTCAATAACAGAGTGGTTCAAGCAAAAATGAGATCAATAAACTTGCACCAATCTCCATTTCTATTAGGTCTACTAACAGCTACAAGCCCAAATTCTGCTGTTTAGTAAGGGCTGCTCCGCACAGCCTCAATTATTCATGTAGCTCAGTATCCACTAAACTCTTACAACAGGCCAGAAAAAGTAACTACAGAGCCAAACATGAAAATATGAGAGCTCTGACTTACCTAAAACcgggagaaaaaaagaaccaagaaAGTTATTCATAAGACTTAGCCCTTGAGGGAGTCTCTTCCCCACCAAGTTCTATCCTTCAGCACGAGAATGAACGCTCACAAAAAACTCAAGATAGTCATTTCCCCTGGCACAGACGCTTCTCATCTGCCTGGCCCTGCACTTCCAGTTGCCCCAGGAGCGTTTACACACACTGGCTCCATGCTGGGCACAGTGAAgatgtgtataaatatatatttcttttgcCCATCAGCTGAAACATCAGGCAGAATAAAAACTGCCTCACCTCACATGTCAAGGCAACAGACCTGAGCCATCACAGCTTAACACAGAtgttcatagaaaaaaaaaaaatacacaaatccTTCggttttattaataattaaagCAGCCACTACATTAAACTATTTTTAGAATGGATTAAAAATTATGTGCTTCTGAGATTGGTAAACTGCATATTCCGGGAAAGCTCCTCTTGGACATTTTAACAGCTGACCAAAGAGGAAAAGTCTGCAGGACTTTGGCAATTCGGTTTGAAATAGAACAGGATGACAGAATcagtctgctgctgctctaTGGAAGCACAACAGGGCAAAGCTTAATTTCCTCCTCCCAATGTGGGTgttttagaggaaaaagaacCTGAAGAGCAGGCAATGAGTACAGGTAAAATCAGAACTGGAATGTTCCAGCACTCGCCAAAAATGAATTTTACAGTTCCTCTGAGTGGtggtgcttttttcttttttaaatccaaTAACTCATACCACTTTCCATCCCCAATTCTAAGGATATGTTATTAAGTTGGATACGTATGCCATCTGTAACAATCTGCATATTGTCTGACTATATAATTATCACatttattctgcatttcagGTGTGCTTTCTAGAGCTCACCAGCAGCCGCAGCTTCTAAAGCTGTTACCGAAGAATTAATTCCTTTCTGTCTGCCACAGGCTTTCAGTCTACAGCAGAGGAGCATGGCTGCCAATTTGCCAGTTGCAGCCTGTGAAACCCTCAATTTTAGCTTGCAAAAAACCATTATTCTTTCTAGTAAGAACACTGGCGTAACAGCTGGTAGCAGACAAACTTTTATGGAGCAACCTCTAGGAGCAGGCTGCCTGAGAGGGACCTTTGGCTTTGCTCCActatttgcatacgaaactcACTGAGGCAATAACATTTTCAAGTGCCCCATCACTTCAAAGGTATAAATTTCTAAATTCCAGTAAAGTAACAGGTGACAAAAGTCAGCACTGGGATGCTTGGACATGAAACCACGCCAGCAGTGGGCACACAGCATCCCCTGATCCGTAAAGCTGTGCCCAATTTGCTTCTTAAATGCACAGCCTCCAACAGGACCTCGGTGAGACTGCTCTGGGATCTGGCTGCTGCCATCTCAGACGGAAAGCCCTGAACTCAGCTGGATATACCTATAAAAGCTTAAGAAGCTATTAATGTTACCCCTGCGTGGCAGGTTGCTGCCCACAGATGAGGTGCAGGGAAAGGGATGGATGCTGATCTGCAAACCGGCCACTCTGCTCAGGCTTTGCACAAAACCCAGCATCCAGCCTTTGCaaagtgcttttcctttctttcaaacAAGGCTTATGGCTCATCAGCAGCAGAAATCTGCTCACATTTGTTGCAAAGTTACAAAAGGCACTAATTCTCCTGTCTCGGTCATTTGCATTCTGCCTTCTGTAAGCCAACCGACTTGTTCCAGCTTGACATGCTATTTGTTTATGCTGCACTCCGGATTGCTACGCAGCACTCAAGAACTTCTTTTTATACTGTAGATCCCAAGGAACACTGAAGCAATGTCTTTACATCTCTATTATAATATTTATAAAGGGATGGGAATGTTTTTTTAAGCACCTGACATTACTGAGATAATTTCAAAGACCAAATTAGCCAGCTGGGTGAAGCATTAACGTGAAAGCATATTTGGCAGAGGGTGAAGAAAGGACGAGGCTTAGACAAAGTCAGGATTCACCCTGCGGATTCAGCGCAGCCTGGGGGAGGCGAGCAGCTCCGTGCCAGCCCCCGGTTGTTCACCCGCTCCCAAAGCAGAAGTGAATCATCTGtaggagctgcagcaggtgtAGGAAGGGAAGCACGGCAcggctctgctgcctgctctgagcCAAGCTGAGCATTGCatcagaaagctgctgctttacCAGCGAGCGGCCTCTGGAGCGTGACCGGCCTtcctgggaaggaggagagcCTGGGTGAGGAACAATTAAACGTCCCCAAATAAACAGAGCCACCTAATAATCTGCTCAGGTGCCaacttcctcctccccctcacTCAAAGGATAGCTGCTGGTCTGCAGGGAagtctttcacactgctgtctcTGCATCGACAGTGCATTTACTCGCTGTTAACATAACATTCCCTCAGCATTGCGCTATGCTGCTATCGTTGGTTTCAGGTAGATGAGTTTTGCAGCACGCAAAGATTCAGTAGACACCAGTCTGTACCAATGCAAAGGAGCATCTGCATTAGGGACTGCATTAATTCACACTTTGCTCCATGCTCTGAGTTAGAGGTAAGCACTTCCTTGCTGAAATGAAGGATTTTTACACGTGGCTACGatctgagccagcagcagcattcagctG
Proteins encoded in this region:
- the SMURF1 gene encoding E3 ubiquitin-protein ligase SMURF1 isoform X3 — protein: MSNPGTRRNGSSIKIRLTVLCAKNLAKKDFFRLPDPFAKIVVDGSGQCHSTDTVKNTLDPKWNQHYDLYVGKTDSITISVWNHKKIHKKQGAGFLGCVRLLSNAISRLKDTGYQRLDLCKLNPTDTDAVRGQIVVSLQTRDRIGTGGSVVDCRGLLENEGTVYEDSGPGRPLSCFMEEPAPYTDTTGAAGGGNCRFVESPSQDQRLQAQRLRTPEVRGHVQTPQNRPHGHQSPDLPEGYEQRTTVQGQVYFLHTQTGVSTWHDPRIPRDLNSVNCDELGPLPPGWEVRSTVSGRIYFVDHNNRTTQFTDPRLHHIMNHQCQLKEPSQQPLPAPNEGSVEEGEELPAQRYERDLVQKLKVLRHELSLQQPQAGHCRIEVSREEIFEESYRQIMKMRPKDLKKRLMVKFRGEEGLDYGGVAREWLYLLCHEMLNPYYGLFQYSTDNIYMLQINPDSSINPDHLSYFHFVGRIMGLAVFHGHYINGGFTVPFYKQLLGKPIQLSDLESVDPELHKSLVWILENDITPVLDHTFCVEHNAFGRILQHELKPNGRNIPVTEENKKEYVRLYVNWRFMRGIEAQFLALQKGFNELIPQHLLKPFDQKELELIIGGLDKIDLNDWKSNTRLKHCMADSNIVKWFWQAVETFDEERRARLLQFVTGSTRVPLQGFKALQGSTGAAGPRLFTIHLIDANTDNLPKAHTCFNRIDIPPYESYEKLYEKLLTAVEETCGFAVE
- the SMURF1 gene encoding E3 ubiquitin-protein ligase SMURF1 isoform X2, producing the protein MSNPGTRRNGSSIKIRLTVLCAKNLAKKDFFRLPDPFAKIVVDGSGQCHSTDTVKNTLDPKWNQHYDLYVGKTDSITISVWNHKKIHKKQGAGFLGCVRLLSNAISRLKDTGYQRLDLCKLNPTDTDAVRGQIVVSLQTRDRIGTGGSVVDCRGLLENEGFPIFRTVYEDSGPGRPLSCFMEEPAPYTDTTGAAGGGNCRFVESPSQDQRLQAQRLRTPEVRGHVQTPQNRPHGHQSPDLPEGYEQRTTVQGQVYFLHTQTGVSTWHDPRIPRDLNSVNCDELGPLPPGWEVRSTVSGRIYFVDHNNRTTQFTDPRLHHIMNHQCQLKEPSQQPLPAPNEGSVEEGEELPAQRYERDLVQKLKVLRHELSLQQPQAGHCRIEVSREEIFEESYRQIMKMRPKDLKKRLMVKFRGEEGLDYGGVAREWLYLLCHEMLNPYYGLFQYSTDNIYMLQINPDSSINPDHLSYFHFVGRIMGLAVFHGHYINGGFTVPFYKQLLGKPIQLSDLESVDPELHKSLVWILENDITPVLDHTFCVEHNAFGRILQHELKPNGRNIPVTEENKKEYVRLYVNWRFMRGIEAQFLALQKGFNELIPQHLLKPFDQKELELIIGGLDKIDLNDWKSNTRLKHCMADSNIVKWFWQAVETFDEERRARLLQFVTGSTRVPLQGFKALQGSTGAAGPRLFTIHLIDANTDNLPKAHTCFNRIDIPPYESYEKLYEKLLTAVEETCGFAVE
- the SMURF1 gene encoding E3 ubiquitin-protein ligase SMURF1 isoform X4, which codes for MNGNKVLCAKNLAKKDFFRLPDPFAKIVVDGSGQCHSTDTVKNTLDPKWNQHYDLYVGKTDSITISVWNHKKIHKKQGAGFLGCVRLLSNAISRLKDTGYQRLDLCKLNPTDTDAVRGQIVVSLQTRDRIGTGGSVVDCRGLLENEGFPIFRTVYEDSGPGRPLSCFMEEPAPYTDTTGAAGGGNCRFVESPSQDQRLQAQRLRTPEVRGHVQTPQNRPHGHQSPDLPEGYEQRTTVQGQVYFLHTQTGVSTWHDPRIPRDLNSVNCDELGPLPPGWEVRSTVSGRIYFVDHNNRTTQFTDPRLHHIMNHQCQLKEPSQQPLPAPNEGSVEEGEELPAQRYERDLVQKLKVLRHELSLQQPQAGHCRIEVSREEIFEESYRQIMKMRPKDLKKRLMVKFRGEEGLDYGGVAREWLYLLCHEMLNPYYGLFQYSTDNIYMLQINPDSSINPDHLSYFHFVGRIMGLAVFHGHYINGGFTVPFYKQLLGKPIQLSDLESVDPELHKSLVWILENDITPVLDHTFCVEHNAFGRILQHELKPNGRNIPVTEENKKEYVRLYVNWRFMRGIEAQFLALQKGFNELIPQHLLKPFDQKELELIIGGLDKIDLNDWKSNTRLKHCMADSNIVKWFWQAVETFDEERRARLLQFVTGSTRVPLQGFKALQGSTGAAGPRLFTIHLIDANTDNLPKAHTCFNRIDIPPYESYEKLYEKLLTAVEETCGFAVE
- the SMURF1 gene encoding E3 ubiquitin-protein ligase SMURF1 isoform X5: MIAVRLYLFLRFLNLIFCFAVLCAKNLAKKDFFRLPDPFAKIVVDGSGQCHSTDTVKNTLDPKWNQHYDLYVGKTDSITISVWNHKKIHKKQGAGFLGCVRLLSNAISRLKDTGYQRLDLCKLNPTDTDAVRGQIVVSLQTRDRIGTGGSVVDCRGLLENEGFPIFRTVYEDSGPGRPLSCFMEEPAPYTDTTGAAGGGNCRFVESPSQDQRLQAQRLRTPEVRGHVQTPQNRPHGHQSPDLPEGYEQRTTVQGQVYFLHTQTGVSTWHDPRIPRDLNSVNCDELGPLPPGWEVRSTVSGRIYFVDHNNRTTQFTDPRLHHIMNHQCQLKEPSQQPLPAPNEGSVEEGEELPAQRYERDLVQKLKVLRHELSLQQPQAGHCRIEVSREEIFEESYRQIMKMRPKDLKKRLMVKFRGEEGLDYGGVAREWLYLLCHEMLNPYYGLFQYSTDNIYMLQINPDSSINPDHLSYFHFVGRIMGLAVFHGHYINGGFTVPFYKQLLGKPIQLSDLESVDPELHKSLVWILENDITPVLDHTFCVEHNAFGRILQHELKPNGRNIPVTEENKKEYVRLYVNWRFMRGIEAQFLALQKGFNELIPQHLLKPFDQKELELIIGGLDKIDLNDWKSNTRLKHCMADSNIVKWFWQAVETFDEERRARLLQFVTGSTRVPLQGFKALQGAAGPRLFTIHLIDANTDNLPKAHTCFNRIDIPPYESYEKLYEKLLTAVEETCGFAVE
- the SMURF1 gene encoding E3 ubiquitin-protein ligase SMURF1 isoform X1; its protein translation is MIAVRLYLFLRFLNLIFCFAVLCAKNLAKKDFFRLPDPFAKIVVDGSGQCHSTDTVKNTLDPKWNQHYDLYVGKTDSITISVWNHKKIHKKQGAGFLGCVRLLSNAISRLKDTGYQRLDLCKLNPTDTDAVRGQIVVSLQTRDRIGTGGSVVDCRGLLENEGFPIFRTVYEDSGPGRPLSCFMEEPAPYTDTTGAAGGGNCRFVESPSQDQRLQAQRLRTPEVRGHVQTPQNRPHGHQSPDLPEGYEQRTTVQGQVYFLHTQTGVSTWHDPRIPRDLNSVNCDELGPLPPGWEVRSTVSGRIYFVDHNNRTTQFTDPRLHHIMNHQCQLKEPSQQPLPAPNEGSVEEGEELPAQRYERDLVQKLKVLRHELSLQQPQAGHCRIEVSREEIFEESYRQIMKMRPKDLKKRLMVKFRGEEGLDYGGVAREWLYLLCHEMLNPYYGLFQYSTDNIYMLQINPDSSINPDHLSYFHFVGRIMGLAVFHGHYINGGFTVPFYKQLLGKPIQLSDLESVDPELHKSLVWILENDITPVLDHTFCVEHNAFGRILQHELKPNGRNIPVTEENKKEYVRLYVNWRFMRGIEAQFLALQKGFNELIPQHLLKPFDQKELELIIGGLDKIDLNDWKSNTRLKHCMADSNIVKWFWQAVETFDEERRARLLQFVTGSTRVPLQGFKALQGSTGAAGPRLFTIHLIDANTDNLPKAHTCFNRIDIPPYESYEKLYEKLLTAVEETCGFAVE